The Candidatus Synechococcus calcipolaris G9 nucleotide sequence GCTTCACCATTGATGGCGTTTTTATTCCTCCTGAAAATCAATCCCCTGCGATCGTTTACTTTTGTGAGGTGCAATTTCAAAAAGACGAAACCCTCTATGAGCGTCTCTTTTGTGAGTCTTTGCTGTACTTCTATCGCCATCGCCCTCGATTTTCAGATTGGCAAGCGGTAATTATCTATCCCTCTCGCAAAACCGAACAGAGTGGCTATACCCCCTACGCAGATTTGGTGAATAGCTCCCGTGTTCACCGCATTTATCTTGATGAACTGCCCCACCCGGATCAACTCCCCCTAGCCCTAGCTCTCATGCGCTTAACCATTGTGGATACAGACCATGTGCCGGCGATCGCTCGGCAGATCCTTGGGCGAAGTCACCAGGAACCGGAACCCAGCCAAAAAGCGATAATAGACTTACTCACCACAATCCTCGTGTATAAATTCACCCATTTAAGTCGTCAGGAGATTAACCAAATGTTAGGACTCACGACAACCGCGCTCAAAAATACCCGTTTTTACCAAGAAGCCAAAGAAGAAGGGCGGGAAGAAGGAGAACTCATTGGTGAGCGCACCCTTATTTTTCGCCAACTCCACCGTCGCCTAGGAATCATCCCGACGGATCTGCACAACCAAATTGAGTCCCTTGCGATTCCCCAACTTGAAAATCTGGGTGATGCCCTCCTTGACTTCACCACCCTAGAAGACCTAAAAATCTGGCTAGAAAACCAAGATGGCTTAGGCTGATCGATGGATAGGTTAGTTTTTCTCAACAAATAAAATTCCAGATTAGTCATGATCTGTAACGATTTGTAAACTATAATAGAGGTTATTTTAATCGGTGGCCCAAGCCATCTTAAAGTTACCTAGAAGAGGTTAGGTCAATTCATGCGCGTTGCCATTGCTGGAGGGGGTCTAGCAGGTTTAGCCTGTGCCAAATATTTAGTGGATGCTGGCCATCAGCCCCTTCTGTTTGAACGGTCGGATGTTTTAGGGGGCTTAGTGGCGGCCCGAAAGGATGCCGATGGTGACTGGGTGGAAACGGGACTCCATGCTTTTTTTGGAGCTTACCCCAATATGCTGCAATTATTGGATGAGCTAAATATTAGCGATCGCCTCCAATGGAAACGCCACGCCCTGATTTTCAATCAGCCAGAGAAACCTGGGGTTCTATCATGGTTTGATGTCCCGGATATCCCTGCCCCCCTTAACGTTATTCTTTCCATCTTGCGAAATAACGACATGCTCACCTGGGAGCAAAAAATCCGTTTTGCCCTAGGACTTTGGCCGGCCATTCTCAGGGGTCAAAAATACGTTGAAGCAATGGATAAGTATAGCCTCCTTGAATGGTTAGAGCTTCAAGGGATTGATGCGCGGGTTAACTCCGATATTTTTATTGCCGCATCTAAGGCTCTTACCTTTATTAATCCCGATGAAGTATCGGCAACAATTCCCCTAACCGCCATGAATCGATTTTTGCGGGAACGCTACGGCTCAAAAATTGCTTTCCTAGATGGTTCCCCCCCAGAGCGATTATGTCAGCCCATTGTGGACTATGTGAACGAGCGGGGTGGTTCTGTGCAAACCCAATCGTCCCTAAAGGAGATTTTGCTCAATATCGATGGCACCGTCAAAGGGTTCCTCATGACAGGGTGTAATGGCGAACCAAGCTATACTGTCGAAGCTGATGCCTATGTCTGTGCCCTCTCCGTCGATGCCTTTAAGTTATTACGGCCTGAGGGCTGGCAGGATTTACC carries:
- a CDS encoding Rpn family recombination-promoting nuclease/putative transposase → MRRDSIFYKLFQQFPNLLFQLLDPHPEHTAEYQFASVEIKETSFTIDGVFIPPENQSPAIVYFCEVQFQKDETLYERLFCESLLYFYRHRPRFSDWQAVIIYPSRKTEQSGYTPYADLVNSSRVHRIYLDELPHPDQLPLALALMRLTIVDTDHVPAIARQILGRSHQEPEPSQKAIIDLLTTILVYKFTHLSRQEINQMLGLTTTALKNTRFYQEAKEEGREEGELIGERTLIFRQLHRRLGIIPTDLHNQIESLAIPQLENLGDALLDFTTLEDLKIWLENQDGLG
- the pds gene encoding 15-cis-phytoene desaturase; the protein is MRVAIAGGGLAGLACAKYLVDAGHQPLLFERSDVLGGLVAARKDADGDWVETGLHAFFGAYPNMLQLLDELNISDRLQWKRHALIFNQPEKPGVLSWFDVPDIPAPLNVILSILRNNDMLTWEQKIRFALGLWPAILRGQKYVEAMDKYSLLEWLELQGIDARVNSDIFIAASKALTFINPDEVSATIPLTAMNRFLRERYGSKIAFLDGSPPERLCQPIVDYVNERGGSVQTQSSLKEILLNIDGTVKGFLMTGCNGEPSYTVEADAYVCALSVDAFKLLRPEGWQDLPFFQQLDELEGVPVINVQIWFDCKLPTVDHLLFSRSDLLSVYADMSETCQEYHDPDRSMLELVLAPAQDWIGRSDSDIIEATMAELAKLFPAHLPEPVKVRKTAVVKTPRSVYKATPGRQAFRPDQRTPISNFFLSGSYTMQPYLGSMEGAVLSGKLTAQAIAAHSSAIPPMPSTQTVANAATA